Proteins encoded in a region of the Deefgea piscis genome:
- a CDS encoding MlaD family protein produces MKNKVQLLKDYDPRFRWLTWRVVLLATWVFVAFAVLLVVLGQRQGFFSSKEKVHFVAENGSGLTPGMQVRLSGFRIGVTDKVSLNEQAKVDVTLLIEQQYMQWVKADSIAILQQEGLIGDHYIEIAGGSAVAPRLPEGGVLVFAPALGLADIAQNLSNRTLPMIDSMQQTFDYLNDPKGDIRLALANVRQLSVEMRETRQRLDQLLARVDGVVDVEARSTLNSADRLLTRVDGVAAELNTQLSPVLLGAASIVVSVDAAAKDASATAAVVRKAIELSAPSLPGMVRHTDELLYGGRQTLEAVNQSWPINTMLTPLPLQAPVPESRR; encoded by the coding sequence ATGAAGAATAAAGTGCAGTTATTAAAGGATTACGATCCTCGATTTCGTTGGCTAACTTGGCGGGTGGTGTTGTTGGCAACGTGGGTTTTTGTTGCTTTTGCCGTACTGCTGGTGGTTTTAGGGCAGCGGCAGGGGTTTTTTAGTAGTAAGGAAAAAGTACATTTTGTTGCCGAAAATGGCAGTGGATTGACGCCAGGAATGCAGGTGCGATTGTCTGGGTTTCGTATCGGGGTGACCGATAAAGTGAGCTTGAATGAGCAGGCGAAGGTGGATGTTACTTTATTGATTGAGCAGCAATATATGCAGTGGGTGAAGGCCGATTCGATTGCGATTTTGCAGCAAGAGGGTTTGATTGGGGATCATTATATTGAGATTGCCGGAGGCTCAGCGGTGGCGCCGCGTTTGCCCGAAGGTGGGGTGCTGGTGTTTGCGCCGGCCTTGGGTCTTGCTGATATTGCGCAAAATCTAAGCAATCGTACTTTACCGATGATTGATTCGATGCAGCAAACATTTGATTATTTGAATGATCCTAAAGGGGATATTCGTTTGGCGTTGGCCAATGTGCGGCAGCTGAGCGTCGAAATGCGTGAAACGCGCCAACGACTCGATCAATTATTGGCTCGGGTTGATGGTGTGGTGGATGTTGAGGCGCGTAGCACATTAAATAGTGCGGATCGCTTGTTGACGCGAGTGGATGGGGTGGCCGCAGAGTTAAATACACAATTGTCGCCGGTGCTGCTCGGGGCGGCATCGATTGTGGTGAGTGTTGATGCTGCCGCCAAGGACGCAAGCGCGACGGCGGCCGTAGTGCGCAAGGCGATTGAATTGTCTGCGCCAAGCTTGCCTGGCATGGTGCGTCATACTGATGAGTTACTGTATGGTGGCCGGCAAACCTTAGAGGCAGTGAATCAAAGTTGGCCAATCAATACCATGCTAACGCCTTTGCCCTTGCAGGCTCCTGTGCCGGAGAGTCGGCGATGA
- a CDS encoding ABC transporter permease, protein MLLKQIYFTANEAVWLVAITGFALGATVVVQLHEEYGQSRDAALRLLGSLSFVELSPLLACLMMVARSASAMAIELASMRISGEVAALRRMGISIESYLLLPRVLGMTLAAVVLAGVMSLASVLGGVLFATGWDASYQIFALERMLRWHEVLICLLKAASFGLVAGVVSIYAGFSVPLQVSEIPKAASRAVLRGLLALFVLDFCWALVL, encoded by the coding sequence GTGCTGTTAAAGCAAATTTATTTTACCGCCAATGAGGCGGTTTGGTTGGTGGCGATTACAGGTTTTGCTTTGGGTGCGACGGTTGTGGTGCAGTTGCACGAAGAATATGGGCAAAGTCGTGATGCAGCGTTGCGGCTTTTGGGGTCTTTGAGTTTTGTCGAGTTGTCGCCCTTGTTGGCGTGCTTGATGATGGTGGCGCGCTCGGCGTCAGCAATGGCGATTGAGTTGGCGTCGATGCGAATTTCAGGAGAGGTTGCTGCGTTACGACGCATGGGGATTTCGATTGAGTCTTATTTGTTGTTGCCTCGAGTATTGGGGATGACGCTGGCGGCCGTGGTTTTGGCGGGCGTCATGTCGCTGGCGTCGGTGTTGGGTGGTGTATTGTTTGCAACTGGCTGGGATGCAAGTTACCAAATTTTCGCTTTGGAGCGAATGCTGCGCTGGCATGAGGTGCTGATTTGTTTGTTAAAAGCGGCTAGTTTTGGTTTGGTCGCAGGGGTGGTGTCGATTTATGCTGGGTTTTCGGTGCCGCTGCAGGTGTCCGAAATTCCTAAGGCGGCATCGCGAGCGGTGCTTCGAGGGTTGTTGGCTTTGTTTGTGTTGGATTTTTGTTGGGCGCTGGTGTTATGA
- the trxB gene encoding thioredoxin-disulfide reductase, which produces MASQHHRLLILGSGPAGYTAAVYAARANLKPVLITGMAQGGQLMTTTEVDNWPADFDGVQGPELMTRFQKHAERFGTEMLFDHIHTTHLTEKPIRLVGDSGEYTCDALIIATGASAQYLGLPSEEAFSGRGVSACATCDGFFYRGQDVAVVGGGNTAVEEALYLSNIAKHVTLIHRRDTFRSEKILIDHLMEKVAEGKITLETNQTLDEVLGDATGVTGARLKSTVDGSTKDLALMGVFIAIGHKPNTDIFKGQLDMDSTGYIITQGGRNGGATATSIAGVFAAGDVQDHIYRQAVTSAASGCQAALDADKYLETLR; this is translated from the coding sequence ATGGCAAGCCAACATCATCGTTTACTCATTTTGGGCTCAGGCCCTGCAGGCTACACTGCCGCCGTCTATGCCGCACGTGCCAATTTAAAGCCTGTATTAATTACCGGCATGGCACAAGGTGGCCAACTCATGACCACCACTGAAGTTGACAACTGGCCAGCCGATTTTGACGGCGTCCAAGGCCCAGAGTTGATGACGCGCTTTCAAAAGCACGCCGAACGTTTTGGCACCGAAATGCTGTTTGATCACATTCACACGACGCATTTAACTGAAAAACCAATCCGCTTAGTGGGCGACTCAGGTGAATACACCTGCGACGCGCTGATTATTGCCACCGGCGCATCAGCCCAATACTTAGGCCTGCCTTCTGAAGAAGCATTTTCCGGCCGCGGCGTTTCCGCCTGCGCCACATGCGACGGCTTCTTCTATCGCGGCCAAGATGTTGCCGTCGTTGGCGGCGGCAATACCGCTGTTGAAGAAGCGCTCTACCTATCAAACATCGCCAAGCATGTAACCTTAATTCACCGCCGCGACACTTTCCGCTCAGAAAAAATCCTGATCGACCATCTAATGGAAAAAGTCGCCGAAGGCAAAATCACCCTTGAAACCAACCAAACACTCGATGAAGTTTTGGGCGATGCAACAGGCGTAACGGGTGCACGCCTGAAATCAACTGTCGATGGCTCGACCAAAGACTTAGCCTTGATGGGTGTGTTTATTGCCATCGGCCACAAGCCGAACACGGACATCTTCAAAGGCCAGCTCGACATGGACAGCACGGGCTACATCATCACCCAAGGCGGCCGCAACGGCGGCGCGACAGCAACCAGCATTGCTGGGGTATTTGCTGCCGGTGACGTGCAAGACCACATCTATCGCCAAGCCGTGACATCCGCAGCGAGCGGCTGCCAAGCAGCACTGGACGCAGATAAATACCTAGAAACCCTGAGATAA
- a CDS encoding DUF2238 domain-containing protein gives MSTRPSCSSFNFLLCSLITITLLSCIKAPWPEELLLQHSLTIGFIVTWFFIQKKYPLSLRSTSLITVFILLHIFGARWLYSNVPYDTWLRACCSTDTQQLFGWTRNHYDRMVHLAYGLCFSLPLAEIFQRQGHKKTSSWHLALLWIMASSLCYEWFEWGVSIILSAQEAEGYNGQQGDIWDAHKDMLLASIGALLSCLFWRNQSQR, from the coding sequence ATGTCAACACGCCCCTCTTGCTCGAGCTTTAACTTCTTGCTATGCAGTCTAATTACGATCACCTTACTTTCATGCATTAAAGCACCATGGCCTGAAGAATTACTACTACAGCACAGCCTGACTATTGGCTTTATCGTCACATGGTTTTTTATTCAAAAAAAATATCCATTATCACTACGCAGCACCAGCTTAATTACCGTCTTTATCTTGCTGCATATTTTTGGCGCACGCTGGCTTTATTCCAATGTACCTTACGACACATGGCTAAGAGCGTGCTGCAGCACCGACACACAGCAACTATTTGGCTGGACGCGCAACCATTACGATCGCATGGTACACCTTGCTTATGGACTGTGTTTTTCCTTGCCACTTGCGGAAATTTTTCAGCGACAAGGCCACAAAAAAACAAGCAGCTGGCACTTGGCTTTACTCTGGATTATGGCCAGCAGCTTGTGCTACGAATGGTTCGAATGGGGCGTATCCATCATTCTCTCCGCACAAGAGGCCGAAGGCTATAACGGACAACAGGGCGACATCTGGGACGCACATAAAGACATGCTTCTTGCCAGCATCGGCGCACTATTGAGTTGCTTGTTTTGGCGCAACCAATCACAACGCTAG
- the typA gene encoding translational GTPase TypA has translation MTRALRNVAIIAHVDHGKTTLVDQLLQQAGTFRANQAVVERVMDSNDLEKERGITILAKNTAIEYEGTHINIVDTPGHADFGGEVERVLGMVDGVLLLVDAVEGPMPQTRFVTKKALALGLKPIVVINKVDRPGARPDWVHDQVFDLFDKLGATDEQLDFKMIYASGLNGFAKLTLEEESDNMRPLLDLLVATVPSPPGDADAPLQLQISALDYSTFTGRLGVGKVLNGRIKPGQQVVVMNHDDQVSSGRINQVLGFKGLERVPVEEAEAGDIIIISGLDEIGIGVTICDRDQPVGLPVLGVDEPTLTMDFMVNTSPLAGTEGKFVTSRQIRERLTKELLVNVALRVEDTDNTDIFRVSGRGELHLTILLENMRREGFELAVAKPRVVYKDINGEKCEPYENLTIDLEDEHQGGVMEEIGRRRGELTNMVSDGQGRTRLEYHVPARGLIGFQGDFMTLTRGTGLMSHVFDDYAPAKPDMPGRHNGVLISQDNGEAVAYALWKLEDRGRMFVSPGDKLYEGMVIGIHSRDNDLVVNPIKGKQLTNVRSSGTDEAVRLTTPVKMTLESAVEFIDDDELVEITPKTIRIRKRFLTDNERRRNKVA, from the coding sequence ATGACCCGTGCACTTCGTAACGTCGCCATTATCGCCCACGTCGATCATGGTAAAACCACGCTGGTAGACCAGCTTTTACAACAAGCCGGTACTTTCCGTGCTAACCAAGCGGTTGTTGAACGCGTAATGGATTCTAACGATCTTGAAAAAGAACGCGGGATTACCATTTTGGCGAAAAACACGGCCATCGAATACGAAGGCACGCATATCAATATCGTTGATACCCCAGGTCACGCGGACTTCGGTGGTGAAGTTGAACGTGTATTGGGTATGGTTGACGGCGTATTGCTGCTGGTTGATGCCGTTGAAGGCCCAATGCCACAAACGCGTTTCGTGACTAAAAAAGCTTTGGCTTTAGGTCTGAAACCGATCGTTGTAATTAATAAAGTAGACCGTCCAGGTGCACGTCCGGATTGGGTTCACGATCAAGTGTTTGACTTGTTCGACAAACTCGGTGCGACTGACGAACAGCTCGACTTTAAAATGATTTACGCTTCAGGTTTGAATGGCTTTGCCAAACTGACTTTGGAAGAAGAGTCAGACAATATGCGTCCATTGTTGGACTTGTTGGTAGCAACAGTTCCTAGCCCTCCGGGCGACGCTGATGCGCCATTGCAATTGCAAATTTCTGCCTTGGATTACTCTACATTTACCGGCCGTCTTGGCGTAGGTAAAGTATTGAATGGTCGTATCAAGCCAGGTCAACAAGTTGTGGTGATGAACCATGATGACCAAGTGTCTAGCGGCCGTATCAATCAAGTTTTGGGCTTTAAAGGCCTTGAGCGCGTACCTGTTGAAGAAGCTGAAGCTGGCGACATCATCATTATCTCTGGTTTGGATGAGATCGGTATCGGTGTCACCATTTGTGATCGCGATCAACCTGTTGGCTTGCCAGTGCTTGGCGTTGATGAACCAACGTTGACCATGGACTTTATGGTGAATACATCACCACTCGCTGGTACTGAAGGCAAGTTTGTAACTAGCCGTCAAATCCGTGAGCGTTTGACTAAAGAATTGTTGGTTAACGTTGCATTGCGCGTTGAAGATACTGACAACACGGATATTTTCCGCGTTTCAGGTCGTGGCGAATTGCATTTGACTATTTTGCTCGAAAACATGCGCCGTGAAGGCTTTGAATTGGCTGTGGCAAAACCACGTGTCGTTTACAAAGACATCAACGGTGAGAAATGTGAGCCATACGAAAACTTGACCATCGACTTAGAAGATGAGCATCAAGGTGGCGTGATGGAAGAAATCGGTCGTCGCCGTGGCGAATTGACCAATATGGTTTCTGACGGTCAAGGCCGCACACGTTTGGAATACCATGTTCCAGCGCGTGGTTTGATCGGTTTCCAAGGTGATTTCATGACCTTGACTCGTGGTACTGGTTTGATGAGTCACGTGTTTGATGACTACGCCCCAGCTAAGCCTGATATGCCAGGTCGTCATAACGGCGTGTTGATTTCTCAAGACAATGGCGAAGCAGTTGCTTACGCATTGTGGAAATTGGAAGATCGCGGTCGTATGTTTGTTAGCCCAGGCGACAAACTGTACGAAGGTATGGTTATCGGTATCCATAGTCGTGACAACGATTTGGTTGTGAACCCAATTAAAGGTAAACAACTGACTAACGTTCGCTCTTCTGGTACTGATGAAGCAGTTCGTTTGACTACCCCAGTTAAAATGACTTTGGAGTCTGCTGTTGAGTTTATTGATGATGATGAATTGGTTGAAATCACACCAAAAACCATCCGTATCCGTAAGCGCTTCTTGACTGACAACGAACGTCGTCGCAATAAAGTTGCTTAA
- a CDS encoding CoA pyrophosphatase, which produces MLPDVAQLPHWLSQQLANSSRISGYDYQHQSSRTAAVLIPIVLHPDGATVLLTVRAEHLSQHAGQISFPGGATEAGDQDAVATALRETAEEIGLDCDRVQIVACLGEYHTISGYCVTPVVGVLQPGFSICPDPNEVSDVFELPLSVLLNRSLYEKRWVSRKGVRGATHFLEVNQRVVWGATAGILLNFALDLMLDGIPKDMTIETANGQHVSSSSP; this is translated from the coding sequence ATGTTGCCAGATGTTGCGCAATTACCGCACTGGCTGAGTCAGCAATTGGCGAATTCGTCACGAATAAGTGGTTATGACTACCAGCATCAATCTTCTCGAACTGCCGCAGTTTTGATTCCCATTGTGCTGCATCCTGATGGCGCGACTGTGTTGTTAACCGTTAGGGCTGAACATTTATCGCAGCATGCTGGGCAGATTAGCTTTCCGGGTGGGGCCACTGAGGCTGGCGATCAAGATGCTGTTGCTACCGCCTTGCGTGAAACGGCAGAAGAAATCGGTTTGGATTGTGATCGAGTGCAAATTGTGGCTTGTTTGGGCGAGTACCATACCATTAGTGGCTATTGCGTAACGCCAGTGGTGGGGGTGTTGCAGCCCGGGTTTTCGATTTGCCCTGACCCGAATGAAGTTTCAGATGTATTTGAGTTGCCCTTGTCGGTGCTACTGAATCGTTCACTGTATGAGAAACGATGGGTAAGTCGGAAAGGGGTACGCGGTGCAACGCATTTTTTAGAAGTTAATCAGCGCGTTGTTTGGGGTGCTACTGCAGGTATATTGCTCAACTTCGCACTGGACTTGATGTTGGATGGTATACCTAAAGATATGACCATTGAAACGGCCAATGGGCAGCACGTATCGTCCTCGTCGCCGTAA
- a CDS encoding PAS domain-containing hybrid sensor histidine kinase/response regulator, with translation MSTTKQKIQHLNDFRLLAVVVVGVLLSIFVWQFAAIKLKQQTDIQFERQTEPLVNGLKLRVQSLAVGLYGARTVPLMTHGELKPQHFKQYVAQLNLEDVFPGALGVGFIRRVEPQDVAAFVSDQQHYRPEFQVRDRGPNAGARFIIQYIEPIKGNEVAIGLDIASEPIRKAAAMNAMNSADMAMTAPIQLVQDGKKTPGFLILLPYYLPKEMGGSIELANERTASLIGWVYAPVLMSKLVAGLSDVQHKTLDFEVYSGRVLKPEFLLYDSDLHLSQGASQPQYRNLRRQVEIELGGQTWTVVMSSNDSFAARLESWLPLGLLLFGLSLTGLIAVTLLNAARLKEKAQTLAESMSLHARQREVQLNAVIDSTPDAIVTANQQGTILGVNRSVTSIFGYASDEVIGKSIKIFMPDEVANKHDSYVERYQHQNGGAAMGKGRELWARHANGSLIPIEVNLNQFHIDQETFLVAQIRDVSVRLASEQALRANQRQLSMIVEASGLGIWDLDLRTGESYFGGMWGEMLGFVTQELIPSVETWRSLLHPEDLPLAEASLTAHLAGLSAIHSCELRMKTAQGTWKWVHAIGRVYERDEHGAPIKIAGIHLDIDARKNNELMLIEQDAALTHLQQQLRSVVNSATEICIIATDIAGEIQLFNVGAEKMLGYPADAVIGVLTPEVFHDANELASRAQYIAAQTGVCVSGFEVLVYMARQGGSDTHEWTYICQDGSRLTVNLIVTARYDDAGELLGYLGVATDVTEQKHINAALEIAIDQAVAASQAKSDFLANMSHEIRTPMNAVIGFSTLLSDTPLSAVQLEFVGAIQQSGDALLSLINDILDFSKIEAGHLQLEHIEFDVRYLLEGALDIVAEKAAKQSLDLACIINPNVPLRLIGDPSRLRQVVLNLLNNAIKFTAQGEVVARLVALPSSNDERCALRFSVKDSGIGMSESAQVSLFRPFCQADASTTRRFGGTGLGLSICKRLVEAMGGEVGVVSVLGEGSEFWFEVTLAVAKVEAPPPDVELALQGLRVLVVDDFAANRELIALQLTSFGMEPVCFYSPQDALSALAQAPTHFALALIDLQLPGIDGLELARQIQALVGETPLPLVLLTSMAVPGLAAEAKAAGYSAFLTKPVRQTQLLHVIEEALKMQQFPRGTQNLVTAHHLAEQIAASKPYLLLAEDNPINQKVAVLMLEKFGCRVDVVENGALAVAAVEQRRYDLVLMDCQMPEMDGFVATQTIRALPPEQAGVYIVALTANAFQSDVDHCYEVGMDDFVAKPIHMAEISLALQRGLAKSGRLARLEPQIEEPGGDMQVGISLELQQELLDIDRMFNELKQAVGMDMKDELLALFFPTLDECITGLSPAIAAGDSVQVVSLAHKLKGAAAQLGATKMATYCKAIEMAAKNNDFESAAAQFALVQPLGVGLTQQLRV, from the coding sequence ATGTCAACAACAAAGCAAAAAATTCAACATTTGAATGATTTTCGCTTACTGGCGGTGGTGGTCGTCGGCGTTTTGCTGTCGATTTTTGTTTGGCAGTTTGCGGCAATTAAACTTAAACAGCAGACCGATATTCAATTTGAGCGGCAGACCGAGCCTTTGGTGAACGGCTTAAAACTGCGTGTGCAAAGTTTGGCTGTGGGTTTGTATGGCGCGCGAACCGTGCCTTTGATGACGCATGGTGAATTAAAGCCGCAGCATTTTAAGCAATATGTGGCGCAATTAAATTTAGAAGATGTGTTTCCTGGTGCCCTGGGGGTTGGCTTTATTCGCCGTGTTGAGCCGCAAGATGTGGCGGCATTTGTTAGCGATCAGCAGCACTATCGGCCTGAATTTCAAGTGCGCGATCGAGGCCCTAATGCTGGGGCAAGATTCATTATCCAATATATTGAGCCGATAAAAGGCAATGAAGTGGCCATTGGATTAGACATTGCCAGCGAACCAATTCGTAAGGCTGCCGCAATGAATGCTATGAATTCGGCTGATATGGCGATGACTGCACCAATTCAATTGGTGCAAGACGGCAAAAAGACCCCGGGTTTTCTAATTTTATTGCCGTATTACTTGCCAAAAGAAATGGGTGGCTCAATTGAGTTGGCCAATGAACGGACGGCGTCGTTAATTGGCTGGGTTTATGCCCCCGTACTGATGTCCAAATTGGTGGCCGGCTTAAGTGATGTTCAGCATAAAACCCTCGATTTTGAGGTGTACTCGGGACGCGTGCTCAAACCAGAATTTTTGTTGTATGACAGCGACTTGCACTTAAGCCAAGGCGCAAGTCAGCCGCAATATCGAAATTTACGGCGACAAGTCGAGATTGAATTGGGGGGGCAGACTTGGACTGTGGTAATGAGCTCAAATGATAGCTTTGCTGCCCGTTTAGAAAGCTGGCTGCCTTTGGGTTTATTGTTATTTGGTTTGAGCCTGACGGGTTTGATTGCAGTCACCTTATTAAATGCCGCGCGCTTAAAAGAAAAAGCACAAACTTTGGCTGAGTCAATGTCTTTACATGCTCGGCAGCGTGAAGTTCAGCTCAATGCCGTGATTGATAGTACGCCAGATGCCATTGTGACGGCGAATCAGCAAGGTACCATACTGGGGGTGAACCGATCGGTAACGAGTATCTTTGGTTATGCTAGCGATGAGGTGATCGGGAAAAGCATCAAGATCTTTATGCCTGATGAGGTGGCGAATAAGCACGATAGCTATGTTGAACGCTATCAACACCAAAATGGCGGCGCGGCAATGGGCAAAGGGCGTGAACTTTGGGCGCGGCATGCCAACGGCAGCCTGATTCCGATTGAGGTTAACTTGAATCAATTTCACATTGATCAAGAGACTTTTTTGGTGGCGCAGATACGTGATGTCAGTGTGCGCTTGGCCAGTGAGCAGGCATTACGCGCTAATCAGCGGCAATTGTCGATGATTGTCGAGGCGTCTGGCTTGGGGATTTGGGATCTGGATTTACGGACCGGCGAGTCGTATTTTGGGGGTATGTGGGGTGAGATGTTGGGTTTTGTCACTCAGGAGCTTATACCTAGTGTTGAGACGTGGAGGAGCTTATTGCATCCCGAAGACTTACCCTTGGCCGAAGCCTCATTGACCGCGCATTTGGCTGGGCTTTCGGCGATCCATAGTTGTGAATTAAGAATGAAAACCGCGCAGGGGACATGGAAATGGGTGCATGCAATTGGGCGGGTGTATGAGCGTGATGAGCATGGCGCGCCGATTAAAATTGCCGGGATTCATCTCGATATTGATGCGCGTAAAAATAATGAATTAATGCTGATTGAGCAAGATGCCGCGTTAACCCATTTACAGCAGCAATTACGCAGCGTGGTGAATTCGGCAACTGAAATTTGTATTATTGCAACCGATATCGCGGGTGAAATTCAGCTATTTAATGTCGGCGCCGAAAAAATGCTCGGTTATCCTGCCGACGCAGTGATTGGCGTTTTAACTCCCGAAGTCTTTCATGATGCCAATGAGTTGGCGAGTCGAGCGCAATATATTGCCGCGCAAACCGGCGTGTGTGTGAGTGGGTTTGAAGTGTTGGTGTATATGGCAAGGCAAGGGGGGAGTGATACCCATGAATGGACTTATATTTGCCAAGACGGCTCGCGGTTAACGGTCAATCTGATTGTCACGGCTCGTTATGATGATGCGGGTGAATTGCTTGGTTATTTAGGCGTAGCTACCGATGTCACCGAGCAAAAACACATTAATGCCGCACTGGAAATCGCTATTGATCAAGCGGTGGCGGCCAGTCAGGCGAAAAGTGATTTCTTGGCCAATATGAGCCATGAGATTCGCACACCAATGAATGCAGTGATTGGTTTTTCAACCTTGCTATCAGACACCCCTTTGAGCGCGGTGCAGCTTGAGTTTGTGGGTGCCATTCAGCAATCGGGTGATGCTTTACTGAGTTTGATTAACGATATTTTAGATTTTTCTAAGATTGAAGCGGGGCATTTGCAGCTCGAACATATTGAATTTGATGTGCGCTATTTGTTGGAAGGCGCTTTGGATATTGTGGCGGAAAAAGCCGCCAAACAGTCACTGGATTTGGCCTGCATTATCAATCCCAATGTGCCGTTACGTTTGATTGGCGACCCGAGTCGTTTGCGGCAGGTGGTGCTTAATTTACTCAATAACGCGATTAAATTTACTGCGCAAGGCGAGGTGGTGGCGCGGTTGGTGGCGCTGCCAAGCTCGAATGATGAGCGCTGTGCGTTGCGCTTTAGCGTTAAAGATTCCGGTATTGGTATGAGTGAGTCGGCGCAAGTTTCTTTGTTCCGACCGTTTTGTCAGGCCGATGCTTCGACCACGCGTCGCTTTGGTGGCACGGGCTTGGGGCTGTCGATTTGTAAACGCCTAGTCGAAGCCATGGGTGGTGAGGTTGGCGTGGTGAGCGTGTTGGGTGAAGGATCTGAGTTTTGGTTTGAGGTGACGTTAGCTGTTGCCAAAGTCGAAGCGCCGCCACCCGATGTTGAGCTGGCTTTGCAAGGCTTGCGCGTGTTGGTGGTGGATGATTTTGCCGCCAATCGTGAGCTGATTGCTTTGCAGTTGACGTCTTTCGGTATGGAGCCGGTTTGTTTTTACTCGCCACAAGATGCATTAAGCGCTTTGGCACAAGCGCCGACGCACTTTGCTTTGGCGTTGATTGATTTGCAGTTGCCTGGCATCGATGGGTTGGAATTGGCGCGGCAAATTCAGGCGTTGGTTGGTGAGACGCCATTGCCTTTGGTGTTGTTGACCTCGATGGCGGTGCCTGGGTTGGCAGCAGAAGCAAAAGCGGCAGGATATTCTGCATTTTTAACTAAGCCGGTCCGACAAACACAATTGCTCCATGTTATTGAAGAGGCTTTGAAGATGCAGCAATTTCCGCGTGGGACGCAAAACCTAGTGACAGCGCATCATTTGGCCGAGCAGATTGCGGCGAGTAAGCCTTATTTATTATTAGCTGAAGACAATCCCATCAATCAGAAGGTGGCGGTGTTGATGTTGGAGAAGTTTGGCTGTCGAGTGGATGTGGTTGAAAATGGCGCATTGGCCGTCGCCGCGGTAGAGCAGCGCCGTTATGATTTGGTATTGATGGATTGCCAGATGCCAGAAATGGATGGCTTTGTGGCCACGCAAACGATACGTGCATTGCCACCAGAGCAAGCCGGTGTTTATATTGTCGCGTTAACCGCAAATGCATTTCAATCGGATGTCGATCATTGTTATGAGGTGGGAATGGATGATTTTGTCGCCAAGCCCATTCATATGGCAGAAATTTCATTGGCTTTGCAGCGTGGTTTAGCAAAATCAGGGCGTTTGGCGCGCTTAGAGCCGCAGATAGAAGAGCCGGGGGGCGATATGCAAGTGGGCATTAGTTTAGAGTTGCAACAAGAGTTGCTCGATATTGATCGGATGTTTAATGAGCTGAAACAGGCCGTTGGTATGGATATGAAAGATGAGTTGCTGGCTTTGTTTTTTCCTACTTTGGATGAGTGCATCACGGGTTTGTCGCCTGCTATTGCGGCCGGTGATTCAGTTCAAGTTGTGAGCTTGGCGCATAAGCTAAAAGGCGCTGCTGCACAGTTAGGCGCGACAAAAATGGCAACGTATTGCAAGGCGATTGAAATGGCCGCCAAAAACAATGATTTTGAGTCGGCAGCAGCACAATTTGCGTTGGTGCAGCCTTTGGGTGTAGGTTTGACGCAGCAATTGCGCGTTTAA